The DNA sequence GCATGTGCAAGGGTAAAACGCACGCTGTGCTCATCAACTTTTTCTATTTTTTTCAGCAGCGTACCGAACTCCAGACTTTCAAAGTTAGCGTAAGTCCCGTTGGAAACGTTATGGTAAGGATTGTTGACGTCTTTTTGCCGCATAAACGAGAAAATCACGTCATCGGCATTAAAATCTCTGGTGGGTTTAAACAGCTTCGTAGTGTGGAATTTAACGCCTTTACGCAGATGAAAAGTGTAAACGGTGCCGTCGGCGCTGATATCCCACGACTCCGCTAAGCTGGGGATCAGTTCAGTGGTGCCCGGTTTAAAATCCACCAGCCGGTTGTAGATGGGCACCGCGCTGGCGTCCACGCTGGTACCCGAGGTAAACAGCTGCGGATTGAAGTTTTCCGGCGAACCTTCCGAACAAAAGACTAACGTCTTCGCAGATGCGCCTGAAGCAACGGCCAGCGTCAGTGCGGCCATGGTCATTCTGATTCCCAACTTTTTCATCGCCATCCTCTCGTTGTCGATTATTCCTGTTTGTACAAAGAGTAATCTAAACGCTGGCGAAGCGCAGAACCAGAGTCAAAATGGGATAATCTTCATACATTTTGATTATATTTCAGGATTTTAGGGGGATAGCGATTAACGAAATACCCTGCCGGGCGGCAGGGTATCTAACTCGTGCATTAATTCAGGGAATAGTCGAGTGTAATTTCAGTATTCAGCAGCTGCGACACCGGGCAGCCTTCTTTGGCTTTATTGATGATTTCATCAAATTTAGCGCTGTCCACGCCAGGCAGTTTAATCTTGCTCTGCAACGCGACTTTAGTAATTTTGAAGCCTTCGCCGACTTTATCAAGCGAAACGTCAGCGACGGTATCGATGCTTTCCGGCACCAGGCCTTCATTGCCAAGCATCAGCGACAGTGCCATAGAAAAACAGGCCGAATGCGCAGCGCCAATCAACTCTTCCGGGTTGGTGCCTGGCTTGCCTTCAAAACGGGTATTAAAACCGTAAGGTTGCTCTTTCAGCGCGCCGCTTTCGGTGCTGATGGTCCCCTTACCTTTTTTGATATCGCCTTCCCAATGCGCCTGCCCTTTCTTATGAATGGTCATGAAAATCCTCCCGTTTATTAGTGATGAGTTTTCAGTATAGTGGCTTTTTACGACTTTGCCGGGGAACGGCTTGCAAATGCTCAATAGCTGACCGTTAATAAAAGAAGACTAACAGGAGAACCACAATGTTTAACGTAGATGATGTAGTACAAAGCAAAACTGGCGGGCCTAAAATGGTGGTGTTAGAGGTGAAAGGCGACACGCTCTACTGCGCCAGAGTGGATGACAAAGAGAAAAAAGAAATTGAGGTACCCGCCAGCTCGGTAAACCTCTATCACGAAGAAGGCGACTTCGGCGTCTGCTGAATCCCGGCAGGCAGCATAAAATATTCTGGTTAACACAAGCTGCCCATCTTACCGGGCAGCCTGTTATTTACCTTAACGATAACGGATTTTATTCATTTTCCGACCATTGACGATCATAGCGGTATTACCGTAAGCAACCACCTGCAGGTTTTCAATCGCTTCGTACGCCTGCGAAACACCTGGGTAGACAATCTGGATATCCAGTTCAACATTCTGTGACGGTAAAACAACATGACCGCTGTTACTTGCCCGATGAATGGTGTTAATTTAACATTAAAATATAATAAACAGCACTGAAAAATGACTTCATAAATATTTTTACTTGCGCTGCATCATGGCGAATATACCGCTCACCTTTCTGCTTGTTTATCTCAATTATCACCGTGATAAATTAGAAATTAATGATGCAAATCGAAGCGTGTAGAATAAAAAACAGGTGAGAAAGTTAAAATAAACAAAAATAGACAAGCGCAATAGCCCTTTTCCCTCTGAAAAGAGTAGGCTATATTCGCTGAACGACTTCATTCAAATCAGGAAAACAGCATGATTCAGGATTTATCCAGCCAGTTATGCACGCGTTTCTATCGTTATCTTGCCGTCACCAGCCAAAGCAATGCGGTTTCCACTCAGTTACCCAGCACGCCAGAGCAGCATGATATGGCCAAACTGCTGGCTGAAGAGCTGCGTGCGTTAGGACTGAAAGAGATTGTTATTGATGAGCACGCGACGGTGACGGCGGTTAAACCCGGTAATCGCCCGAATGCGCCACGCATCGGCTTTATCACCCATATTGACACCGTAGACGTGGGGCTTTCACCTCATATCCATCCGCAAACGCTGCGTTTTGAAGGTCAGGATCTCTGTTTAAATCAGCAGCAGGATATCTGGCTGCGCGTTGATCAACATCCGGAAATCGCCGCCTATCAGGGGCAGGAAATTATCTTCAGCGACGGCACCAGCGTGCTCGGTGCAGATAACAAAGCCGCCGTCAGCGTGGTAATGACGCTGATGGAAAATTTGCAGGATGACACGCCGCATGG is a window from the Pantoea sp. CCBC3-3-1 genome containing:
- a CDS encoding DUF2158 domain-containing protein → MFNVDDVVQSKTGGPKMVVLEVKGDTLYCARVDDKEKKEIEVPASSVNLYHEEGDFGVC
- a CDS encoding OsmC family protein, with protein sequence MTIHKKGQAHWEGDIKKGKGTISTESGALKEQPYGFNTRFEGKPGTNPEELIGAAHSACFSMALSLMLGNEGLVPESIDTVADVSLDKVGEGFKITKVALQSKIKLPGVDSAKFDEIINKAKEGCPVSQLLNTEITLDYSLN